The segment GCCAACATTTGATATTGCTGAAGCACTTGTACGAATGGAACGTGCTTATCCCAATGCATTGGTTTCATTTGTATATACCCCCAAATACGGTGCATGGCTGGGTGCTTCGCCTGAAATATTGGTAGCCGTTGAGAAGAATATTTTCCGCACCGTGGCATTGGCAGGTACACAACCCTACCAACCGGGAACAAACCTCAAACACGTTGCCTGGACACAGAAAGAAATTGAGGAGCAGGCATTGGTAAGCCGCTACATCATCAATTGTTTTAAAAAAATAAGGCTAAGGGAGTTTGAAGAGCACGGGCCTAAAACTGTAGTGGCCGGAAACCTGATGCACCTGAAAACCGATTTCTCAGTGGATATGAAAGCCACCAACTTTCCACAATTAGGCTCGGTTATGTTGCGACTCCTCCACCCCACTTCAGCGGTATGCGGTACTCCGTTAGAAACCACCCGTAAATTCCTGCTGGAACAAGAAGGTTATCCACGCGAGTTCTATTCCGGTTTTCTTGGCCCGGTAAACATGCAGGAAGGGAGTTATCTTTTTGTAAACCTGAGGTGCACAAAACTCTTTGCCGATCAAGCCTGGTTATATGCAGGCGCAGGCGTTACAGCCGACTCTGTTCCTGAAAAAGAATGGGAAGAAACAGAGATGAAAATGAATACCTTGCTTCAGGTTATCCGCTAAAATTTGCATGACACGTTTTCAGCCCATATATGATCTTGCCGAATTATGCGCTCGCAAGGGTTTGAAACATGTGGTCCTCTCCCCCGGCTCCCGTTGTGCCCCACTAACGCTTGCTTTTACCCGACATCCTCAATTGAATTGTAAAATTTTCAGTGACGAGCGAACCGCTGCATTCACGGGGTTAGGCATGGCGCAGCAAACCAAACAAGCCTCCGTACTGCTGTGCACCTCTGGCACAGCGGTATATAATTTTGCCCCGGCTGTGGCCGAGGCCTGCTTCTCAAAAACACCACTTTTGATTTTTACTGCCGATCGGCCAACGGAATGGATTGGTCAACAGGATGGCCAGACCATTTACCAGGAAAATATTTTCGGAAAACATGTAAAGAGGTCTTTTCAACTCCCACAGGATTACGAACACCCCGACAGCATGTGGGCCATTAACCGGATTGTAAATGAAGCCATTAACGAAGCCCATGCGCATCCGCAAGGGCCGGTGCATATCAATGCCCCGTTTCGCGAGCCTTTATACCCTAACGCTTCAGAAGATTTTACTTATACCAAATCCGTTCGTACAATCGAACCTGCACAAAGCGAGCTGAGTTTGGCAAAAGGTTTGCGTAAACAACTTGCAAAGGAACTTGAAGGTTACAACAAAGTATTGATGGTTGCCGGACAGCAAACGTATCATGAACCCACAGCTAAGTTACTCGAACAGGTTTGCCGCAAACATAATCTGCCCCTTGCCGGGGATGTCATTTCCAACTTACATCTCGTTGAAGATTTAATAAGGCATGCCGATTTGTTTTTGGGACAAGCCACGGATGAAATCAGAAAATCACTTCAACCGGAATTATTGATTACGTTTGGTGAATCGGTAATTTCAAAGAACTTAAAGCTTTTTCTTCGCCAGTTTCCAGCACAGGCACATTGGCATATACAACCTGCGGGCATCCCTGCCGATAGCTTTCAAAGCCTGACACGCATTATCCATACCGAACCCGCTGAGTTTTTCAATTTCCTGGATTCACTCGACAGCCCGGGAAATTTCGGTCAACAAAAAAAGAGCAATTATCAAAAACTTTGGAGTGTAGAAGAGTGGAAGACCGAGCGCT is part of the Cyclobacteriaceae bacterium genome and harbors:
- the menD gene encoding 2-succinyl-5-enolpyruvyl-6-hydroxy-3-cyclohexene-1-carboxylic-acid synthase, whose protein sequence is MTRFQPIYDLAELCARKGLKHVVLSPGSRCAPLTLAFTRHPQLNCKIFSDERTAAFTGLGMAQQTKQASVLLCTSGTAVYNFAPAVAEACFSKTPLLIFTADRPTEWIGQQDGQTIYQENIFGKHVKRSFQLPQDYEHPDSMWAINRIVNEAINEAHAHPQGPVHINAPFREPLYPNASEDFTYTKSVRTIEPAQSELSLAKGLRKQLAKELEGYNKVLMVAGQQTYHEPTAKLLEQVCRKHNLPLAGDVISNLHLVEDLIRHADLFLGQATDEIRKSLQPELLITFGESVISKNLKLFLRQFPAQAHWHIQPAGIPADSFQSLTRIIHTEPAEFFNFLDSLDSPGNFGQQKKSNYQKLWSVEEWKTERLLKEFFPQENCGELELVKEILQQLPSPCNLHLANSMSVRYANFIGLTAAQKGIEVFSNRGTSGIDGCTSTAVGHSLATESPTILITGDMAFFYDRNAFWHNYLIPNFRAVVLNNHGGTIFNLIDGPAALPEAGEYFVTRQTLSAKKLCEEFGFDYLKIDNKRKIKNTLKDFFDFDGSTKILELETEHELNKTIFEELKKKIKLSYES
- a CDS encoding chorismate-binding protein, producing the protein MDQAQVLAETVDIPVDLEELLNKLIHFSMEHDYSMAAWRLPDSNNTHVILTIKPEYYQLVDSFEENGQGFIFHPFDPHQPGIFIKSDIHFVFDNGKLKTDEPLSVKAMEWLLKNIADQPGIDSKPKLPEARAVKHPIDFLELVQKSINQIELGHAEKIVPSRCKAIELSPTFDIAEALVRMERAYPNALVSFVYTPKYGAWLGASPEILVAVEKNIFRTVALAGTQPYQPGTNLKHVAWTQKEIEEQALVSRYIINCFKKIRLREFEEHGPKTVVAGNLMHLKTDFSVDMKATNFPQLGSVMLRLLHPTSAVCGTPLETTRKFLLEQEGYPREFYSGFLGPVNMQEGSYLFVNLRCTKLFADQAWLYAGAGVTADSVPEKEWEETEMKMNTLLQVIR